A DNA window from Thiopseudomonas alkaliphila contains the following coding sequences:
- the recB gene encoding exodeoxyribonuclease V subunit beta, producing MSQTPLALQLPLQGSQLIEASAGTGKTYTISAVYLRLVLGHGTEQTAFARPLLPPEILVVTFTDAATAELKDRIRQRLIEAAKVFRLPATSAELVSVDPLLIALRDDFAEQAWSSCAYKLELAAQWMDQAAISTIHAWCQRMLHEHAFDSGYLFKQTLETDFSELEQQVAEDYWREFCYPLTGDLLEQVIAQWQSPAILLKQVRPLLGRIATQAKPVTSALTAVKQQAELQAKQQLHQLKTQWQQALEAYWPTLEAAVQAKHLPKKHLEWLGFVQSWALDPQQATFKSTSASKRDLAWEGFQAAWKGAAEQCPAPSFLVENWYAATLEQLDRLTSQLPEQLLKHAATWIAQRFEQEKQQRSLMGFDDMLNRLDTALQGEDAQRLAETIRQQFPVAMIDEFQDTDPVQYRIFNQVYAIESNQPETAILLIGDPKQAIYSFRGADIYTYLQARRATEGRHHTLDTNYRSSQAMVDAVNYLFAQAEQREAKGAFLFDKSQHALPFHTVQAKGRAAKWTVNGEAAPALTCWLNENLTVNSEHYLAEMAASCATEITRLLTLGQTQQAGFVTDETFHGLKPGDIAILVRSFNEAEAVRRELAERKVRSVYLSDRDSVFSTSAAQDLWHWLNGFLHPQDDRLIRAALTTCSLNLSLPQLHSFVEDEVLWEQQVLKFRRYYELWQKIGVLPAIRQFIHDYQLPEQLANDPQRERKLTDILHLAEVLQRASSELDSEWALLRFLEGLIDGDQRAADDYIVRLESDAELVKVVTIHKSKGLEYPLVFLPFICRTRQLKKGEPYSYFDGQARQYCIHHDEESFALAEQDRQAEDLRLLYVALTRAQYACWLGMADVSYYKKSVFHASGIGYLLNGLTPLAQAESLETVLTQHQQQFTAMQVLPAPTATARVYAGDETAQQQPIWLTPQRTVKEHWWIASYSALKLGTQLTELVNLPEPIEPETTHFNYQDKSAQAGSEDSLVTELADQHEALAPFDDQLAVTLDKTIHQFPKGPTPGTFLHNLFEIAGEHSFGYLLERPGELVQLLERRCAAFDWQDWVPTLTAWLSKALSCNLPITAEGGLRLKDLTQYQVEMEFWFEAQRVNVLALDRLVQQYEFAGELRLPLEPDRLHGMFKGFIDLTFEHQGQYYVADYKSNWLGEDDTAYTQAAMQSAILQHRYDLQYVLYLLALHRLLKLRLPNYDYDQHIGGAVYWFVRGIDADSRGVFSRKPPRQLIEQLDALFKGKAPEQLLTKELD from the coding sequence ATGAGCCAAACACCTTTAGCTTTACAGTTACCTTTACAGGGCAGTCAGTTAATTGAAGCCAGTGCCGGAACAGGTAAAACCTATACTATTTCTGCCGTGTATTTACGTTTAGTCCTTGGGCATGGTACCGAGCAAACTGCTTTTGCTCGTCCTTTATTACCCCCAGAAATTTTGGTGGTAACCTTTACCGATGCAGCCACTGCAGAGCTTAAAGACCGTATTCGCCAGCGTTTAATTGAGGCAGCTAAGGTTTTTCGTTTACCCGCTACTTCAGCAGAACTGGTGTCGGTTGATCCGCTATTAATTGCACTACGTGATGATTTTGCTGAACAGGCATGGAGTAGTTGTGCCTATAAGCTGGAGCTAGCTGCGCAATGGATGGATCAGGCGGCCATTTCCACCATTCATGCCTGGTGTCAGCGTATGCTCCATGAACATGCATTTGATAGCGGCTACCTATTTAAGCAAACCTTAGAAACCGATTTTTCAGAGCTAGAGCAACAAGTAGCAGAAGATTACTGGCGTGAGTTTTGTTATCCGCTCACGGGTGATTTACTAGAGCAAGTGATTGCGCAGTGGCAATCTCCTGCTATTTTGCTAAAACAAGTGCGCCCATTATTAGGGCGTATTGCTACGCAAGCAAAGCCTGTAACCAGTGCTTTAACAGCGGTTAAGCAGCAGGCTGAGTTACAGGCTAAGCAGCAGTTACACCAGTTGAAAACCCAGTGGCAACAGGCTTTAGAGGCATACTGGCCAACCTTAGAAGCTGCTGTTCAGGCCAAACACTTACCGAAAAAACACTTAGAATGGTTAGGCTTTGTACAAAGCTGGGCGCTTGATCCGCAGCAGGCAACCTTTAAAAGCACGTCAGCCTCCAAGCGCGATCTAGCTTGGGAGGGCTTTCAAGCAGCCTGGAAAGGTGCTGCCGAACAGTGCCCAGCGCCCAGCTTTTTAGTGGAAAATTGGTATGCTGCTACGCTCGAGCAGCTCGACCGGCTAACAAGCCAATTGCCAGAGCAACTGCTTAAACATGCCGCAACTTGGATTGCCCAGCGGTTTGAACAGGAGAAGCAACAGCGCTCGCTCATGGGCTTTGATGACATGCTCAATCGCCTAGACACTGCATTACAAGGCGAAGATGCGCAGCGTTTAGCGGAGACGATTCGCCAGCAATTTCCGGTAGCGATGATTGATGAGTTTCAGGACACCGACCCAGTTCAGTACCGAATTTTTAATCAAGTCTATGCCATTGAAAGCAATCAGCCAGAAACCGCCATTTTGCTGATTGGTGACCCTAAGCAAGCTATTTATAGTTTTAGGGGCGCGGATATCTATACCTATTTGCAAGCGCGCCGCGCCACAGAAGGTCGGCATCACACCTTAGACACTAACTATCGCTCTAGTCAGGCGATGGTAGATGCAGTTAATTATTTATTTGCACAGGCTGAGCAGCGGGAAGCTAAGGGCGCCTTTTTATTTGATAAAAGTCAGCATGCCTTGCCATTTCACACCGTACAAGCCAAAGGTCGTGCTGCAAAATGGACAGTTAATGGTGAGGCTGCCCCAGCCTTAACTTGCTGGCTAAATGAAAACTTAACCGTAAATAGCGAGCATTATCTTGCCGAAATGGCCGCTAGCTGCGCCACTGAAATTACTCGCTTACTGACGTTGGGCCAAACTCAGCAAGCGGGGTTTGTGACGGATGAAACTTTCCACGGGCTAAAGCCAGGTGACATTGCAATTTTGGTACGCAGTTTTAATGAGGCAGAAGCTGTACGTCGTGAGCTAGCTGAACGCAAGGTGCGTAGTGTCTACTTATCTGATCGCGATTCGGTATTCAGTACCAGTGCAGCCCAGGATTTATGGCACTGGCTTAATGGCTTTTTGCATCCACAAGATGATCGTTTGATTCGAGCAGCGTTGACCACCTGCAGCTTAAATTTGTCATTGCCACAGCTGCACTCCTTTGTTGAGGACGAGGTGCTGTGGGAACAGCAAGTGCTAAAATTTCGTCGTTATTACGAACTTTGGCAAAAGATCGGTGTTTTGCCGGCCATTCGCCAGTTTATCCACGACTACCAATTGCCAGAACAGCTAGCCAATGACCCACAGCGCGAGCGCAAACTGACCGATATTTTACACCTAGCAGAAGTGCTACAGCGTGCCAGCAGCGAGTTAGACAGTGAATGGGCTTTGCTGCGCTTTTTAGAAGGCTTGATTGATGGCGATCAGCGTGCTGCAGATGATTATATAGTGCGCTTAGAAAGTGATGCCGAACTGGTAAAGGTGGTTACTATCCACAAATCTAAGGGGCTCGAATATCCGTTAGTGTTTTTGCCCTTTATTTGTCGAACGCGCCAGCTAAAAAAAGGTGAGCCTTACAGCTATTTTGATGGCCAAGCTCGGCAGTATTGCATCCATCATGACGAAGAAAGCTTTGCGCTAGCAGAGCAAGATCGACAAGCCGAAGACCTACGCTTACTGTACGTCGCATTAACCCGTGCACAATATGCATGCTGGTTGGGTATGGCAGATGTTTCTTATTACAAAAAATCAGTATTTCACGCTTCTGGCATTGGCTACTTACTCAATGGATTAACGCCTTTAGCGCAGGCTGAATCACTGGAAACAGTACTGACTCAACATCAGCAACAGTTTACTGCGATGCAAGTACTGCCTGCTCCGACTGCAACTGCAAGAGTTTATGCCGGTGATGAAACAGCGCAACAGCAGCCGATATGGCTAACGCCGCAGCGCACAGTAAAAGAGCATTGGTGGATTGCCTCCTACAGTGCGCTTAAATTGGGCACGCAGCTGACTGAATTAGTGAACCTACCAGAACCTATCGAGCCTGAAACCACTCACTTTAATTACCAAGATAAATCCGCCCAAGCCGGTAGCGAAGACAGCTTAGTCACCGAGCTAGCCGATCAGCATGAAGCCTTAGCCCCCTTTGATGATCAGCTAGCCGTAACTTTAGATAAAACCATTCACCAGTTTCCTAAAGGACCAACGCCTGGGACTTTTTTACATAATTTATTTGAAATTGCCGGCGAACACAGCTTTGGCTATTTGTTGGAGCGCCCTGGCGAATTAGTGCAACTGCTTGAACGTCGCTGCGCTGCCTTTGATTGGCAAGACTGGGTGCCTACGCTAACTGCTTGGTTAAGCAAAGCTCTTAGTTGTAATTTACCCATTACTGCTGAGGGGGGCTTGCGCTTAAAAGATTTAACTCAGTATCAAGTAGAAATGGAATTTTGGTTTGAAGCACAGCGGGTGAATGTCTTGGCGTTAGATCGCTTAGTACAGCAGTATGAGTTTGCTGGTGAGCTTCGTTTGCCTTTAGAGCCTGATCGTTTGCATGGTATGTTTAAAGGATTTATTGACTTAACATTCGAGCATCAAGGCCAATATTACGTTGCTGATTATAAGTCTAATTGGTTGGGGGAAGATGACACTGCCTACACCCAAGCCGCCATGCAGTCGGCTATTTTACAGCACCGCTATGATTTGCAGTATGTGCTGTATTTGCTGGCTTTGCATCGCCTGCTAAAACTACGCTTGCCCAATTATGACTATGATCAGCATATTGGCGGTGCTGTGTATTGGTTTGTGCGGGGCATTGATGCTGATAGTCGAGGCGTTTTCAGTCGTAAACCTCCTAGGCAGCTTATCGAGCAACTTGATGCTTTGTTTAAAGGCAAGGCGCCTGAGCAGTTATTAACTAAGGAGCTGGACTAA
- the recC gene encoding exodeoxyribonuclease V subunit gamma, with amino-acid sequence MVIHSNQLEDLRALVVHWLKTHPLLPLENEIFLVQSNGIAQWLKLALASDQQMQIAAATEIALPGRFLWKIYRNVLGTETIAKQSALDKAPLTWRLMRLLPTVLDNPLYAPLKRFLADDESLRKRYQLAERLADLYDQYQVYRADWLEDWEQQQAQLRINANQLKKLTAAQQQIVDWQADLWRVMLEDVGQEAINSSRAGVHQHFMQRMEQLSQAPQGLPRRVIIFGISSLPAQTVEALAAISRFTQVLLCVHNPCQHHWGDIVEDRHLLNHQYKRHATKQGMPSEVDLETLHQHAQPLLAAWGKQGRDYINLLDQHDDPEHYLERFKAINQRIDLFDPMPTSHLLGQLQDDILQLRSLSETQQQWPAINPEQDQSIQFSICHSALREIEVLHDHLLKCFNQDSTLRPRDVIVMVPNIDQYAPLIQAVFGQYALQDERFIPFTLSDQTQRGNDPLMIAVERLLHLPELRITANEVLEWLDVPAIREHFSISQAQLPLLQRWLQGAGVRWGLNQAHRQQLGLSAIDAQNSWLFGLRRMLMGYAAGDSERLLGIEPYAEVAGLEAALLGPLYEMLQALEQLLGEMYQEQTAAQWASVFANLLSRFFTASNEREAVLLQRLQQGLEQWLSLCEDAAFDQPLPLMVAREAWLTQVETDRLSQRFLAGAVNFCTLMPMRAIPFKTVCLLGMNDADYPRAPTPLDFDLMANDYRPGDRSRREDDRYLLLEALLSAREQLYISWVGRSVRDNTELPPSVLVGQLREHLNAGWQATTQQPLVNALTTEHALQPFSSRYFAADSGYFTYAKEWAQNFMSDTDRLPSPSYPTYRTAALEPQTVSLAQFQRFMRNPVESFLHEQLQVNLRRYANELEDTEPFALDALQVFSIKRQVLNQATARLSPEHSAEQYVQAELQRLQGQGILPLAGFAEHCILQMQAGLVEQLTSYQQLIKEWPYLNQQPKPLSYQYRSTELTGWLGGLRQKAANSSELAAIYLEPNVLKKGNNWRAHRLLNAYITHVLAAANGINLTSIIQSEGMQVIFQPEPQLPAQQQVQEWLEIWEQHLLEPLPIAQKTAFVFLEALAKGPLEASTEQAQQQAKKTYEGDDYQVTGEVQQSPALARFYPDFTALSADQRFFQLAHVLYAALHRSLTLAGVKQEDN; translated from the coding sequence ATGGTGATCCATAGTAATCAATTGGAAGATTTGCGTGCGTTAGTGGTGCACTGGCTGAAAACGCATCCTTTGCTGCCCTTAGAAAATGAGATCTTTCTGGTGCAAAGCAATGGTATTGCGCAGTGGTTAAAGTTAGCGCTAGCCAGTGATCAGCAGATGCAAATTGCAGCAGCGACAGAAATTGCCTTGCCTGGACGTTTTTTATGGAAAATTTACCGCAATGTCTTAGGCACTGAAACTATTGCAAAGCAGTCGGCGCTAGATAAAGCGCCCTTAACTTGGCGCCTTATGCGTTTATTACCCACGGTGTTAGATAACCCGCTGTACGCACCGTTAAAACGTTTTTTAGCCGATGATGAAAGTCTGCGTAAACGCTATCAGCTAGCCGAACGTTTGGCGGATTTGTACGATCAATACCAAGTCTACCGTGCAGACTGGTTAGAAGATTGGGAGCAACAACAGGCGCAACTGCGAATTAATGCCAATCAACTAAAAAAGCTTACCGCCGCGCAGCAGCAAATCGTAGACTGGCAAGCAGACTTATGGCGAGTGATGCTTGAGGATGTAGGGCAAGAGGCGATTAATAGTAGTCGGGCAGGTGTACACCAACACTTTATGCAGCGCATGGAGCAGTTAAGCCAAGCCCCACAAGGTCTGCCGCGGCGGGTGATTATTTTTGGTATTTCATCATTACCAGCACAAACAGTTGAGGCCTTAGCGGCTATTTCACGCTTTACCCAGGTATTACTCTGCGTACACAACCCGTGCCAGCATCACTGGGGTGATATTGTTGAAGACCGGCACTTGCTTAACCACCAATACAAACGCCATGCAACTAAGCAGGGGATGCCTAGCGAAGTTGATTTAGAAACCTTGCACCAACATGCCCAGCCTTTATTAGCTGCTTGGGGCAAGCAAGGCCGTGATTACATTAACTTGCTTGATCAGCATGATGACCCGGAACACTACCTAGAGCGCTTTAAGGCGATTAATCAACGAATTGACTTATTCGACCCTATGCCTACCAGCCACTTATTAGGGCAATTACAGGACGATATTCTACAGCTGCGCTCACTAAGTGAAACCCAGCAACAGTGGCCGGCAATTAATCCAGAGCAAGATCAGTCGATTCAGTTTTCGATTTGTCACAGCGCATTACGCGAAATAGAAGTGCTGCACGACCACTTACTCAAGTGTTTTAACCAAGACAGCACATTACGTCCGCGGGATGTAATTGTAATGGTGCCCAACATTGATCAATACGCGCCCTTAATTCAGGCGGTATTTGGCCAGTATGCCTTGCAGGACGAACGCTTTATTCCTTTCACCCTGAGTGATCAAACCCAGCGTGGCAATGATCCACTGATGATTGCGGTAGAGCGATTGTTACATCTGCCGGAGCTTAGAATCACCGCCAATGAAGTGCTGGAGTGGTTAGATGTGCCGGCGATTCGTGAGCACTTTTCGATTAGCCAAGCCCAATTACCCTTATTGCAGCGCTGGCTGCAAGGCGCTGGTGTACGCTGGGGCTTAAATCAAGCCCATCGTCAGCAACTGGGTTTAAGTGCAATTGATGCACAAAACAGCTGGTTATTTGGCCTGCGTCGCATGTTAATGGGCTATGCCGCCGGTGACAGTGAGCGCTTGTTAGGCATTGAGCCTTATGCTGAAGTGGCAGGATTAGAAGCTGCGTTATTAGGCCCATTGTATGAGATGCTACAAGCGCTTGAGCAGCTATTAGGCGAAATGTACCAAGAACAGACTGCAGCGCAATGGGCAAGCGTGTTCGCCAACTTATTAAGCCGGTTTTTCACTGCCAGCAATGAGCGCGAGGCCGTCTTGCTGCAGCGTTTACAGCAAGGCTTAGAGCAGTGGTTGAGTTTATGTGAGGACGCAGCATTTGATCAGCCATTGCCTTTAATGGTGGCCCGCGAGGCTTGGTTAACCCAGGTTGAAACTGATCGTTTGAGCCAGCGCTTTTTAGCCGGAGCCGTTAACTTCTGTACCTTAATGCCAATGCGTGCGATACCCTTTAAAACAGTATGTTTACTGGGAATGAATGATGCGGATTATCCTCGGGCACCGACCCCGTTGGATTTTGACTTAATGGCTAATGATTATCGACCAGGCGATCGTTCGCGCCGTGAAGATGACCGGTATTTATTGCTCGAGGCCTTATTATCAGCTAGAGAACAGTTATATATCAGCTGGGTAGGGCGTAGTGTGCGCGATAATACTGAGCTGCCGCCGTCGGTGTTGGTTGGGCAGTTGCGCGAACACCTAAATGCTGGCTGGCAAGCAACTACGCAGCAGCCACTGGTTAACGCATTAACCACAGAGCATGCGCTACAGCCTTTTAGTTCTCGTTATTTTGCGGCAGATAGTGGGTACTTTACTTACGCTAAAGAGTGGGCGCAGAACTTTATGTCTGATACTGATCGCTTACCAAGTCCCTCATATCCGACCTATCGGACAGCTGCACTTGAGCCACAAACTGTTTCATTGGCCCAATTCCAGCGTTTTATGCGCAATCCAGTAGAGAGCTTTTTGCACGAACAGTTACAGGTTAACTTACGCCGTTATGCCAATGAATTAGAAGACACAGAGCCCTTTGCATTAGATGCGTTACAAGTGTTTTCAATTAAGCGCCAAGTGCTTAATCAAGCAACTGCTAGGTTATCGCCAGAACACTCAGCAGAGCAGTATGTGCAAGCTGAACTGCAGCGTTTACAAGGTCAGGGGATTTTGCCATTGGCAGGTTTTGCTGAGCACTGCATCTTGCAAATGCAGGCAGGATTAGTCGAACAGCTAACGAGTTATCAGCAGCTCATTAAAGAATGGCCCTATCTGAATCAGCAGCCTAAGCCCTTAAGCTATCAGTATCGATCAACTGAATTAACCGGATGGTTGGGGGGCTTACGTCAAAAAGCAGCTAATTCATCTGAGTTGGCGGCCATTTATCTGGAGCCCAATGTGCTAAAGAAAGGTAATAATTGGCGTGCCCACCGTTTACTTAATGCCTATATCACTCATGTCTTAGCTGCCGCTAACGGCATTAATTTGACCAGTATTATTCAAAGTGAAGGGATGCAAGTCATTTTTCAGCCTGAACCGCAATTACCAGCCCAGCAGCAAGTGCAGGAGTGGTTAGAAATCTGGGAGCAGCACCTATTAGAGCCGTTGCCGATTGCGCAAAAAACGGCTTTTGTATTTCTGGAAGCCTTAGCTAAAGGGCCATTAGAGGCATCGACTGAGCAAGCCCAACAGCAGGCGAAAAAAACCTATGAAGGCGATGACTACCAGGTAACCGGCGAAGTACAGCAGTCCCCGGCGCTGGCTCGCTTTTACCCTGACTTTACAGCGCTTAGCGCTGATCAACGTTTTTTTCAATTGGCCCATGTACTGTATGCCGCACTGCATCGTTCGCTGACTTTAGCTGGCGTGAAACAGGAGGACAACTAA